From Cellulosimicrobium cellulans, the proteins below share one genomic window:
- a CDS encoding 1-phosphofructokinase family hexose kinase, whose translation MSATPTPSPGPLPTPPDPSGQGPARVPAVCVLALTPLLTVEIEPAGPFETSPEVHVHPGGQGLWLARMAYSLGAQVVVCGPFGGETGTVAAHLARAEHLDLRATTTGGNGAYVHDRRSGHREEVVTMDPFPLNRHEVDDLYGTVLVSGLDAAVTILTGSETAIGVPASFFGRLARDLHASERQVVADLSGEQARAVADAPGAVLKISHEEMVDGGFADDDTEAALLAAARGMVDAGPRAVVVSRAHDPSLLVTREHTYTVRTPRITTVDHRGAGDSMTAGIAVGLGRGLELPDAVRLGAAAGALNVTRRGLGTGRRDQIERLARRITVREART comes from the coding sequence ATGAGCGCCACCCCGACGCCCTCGCCCGGTCCGCTCCCCACCCCGCCCGACCCGTCCGGACAGGGACCCGCACGCGTCCCGGCGGTGTGCGTGCTCGCGCTGACACCGCTGCTCACCGTGGAGATCGAACCTGCCGGGCCGTTCGAGACGTCGCCCGAGGTGCACGTCCACCCCGGTGGCCAGGGCCTGTGGCTCGCACGGATGGCGTACTCGCTCGGCGCGCAGGTCGTGGTGTGCGGGCCGTTCGGCGGGGAGACGGGGACGGTCGCGGCACACCTCGCGCGCGCCGAGCACCTCGACCTGCGCGCGACGACGACCGGTGGCAACGGCGCGTACGTCCACGACCGCCGCAGCGGGCACCGGGAGGAGGTCGTGACCATGGACCCGTTCCCGCTGAACCGGCACGAGGTCGACGACCTCTACGGGACGGTGCTCGTGTCCGGCCTCGACGCCGCGGTGACCATCCTCACCGGGTCGGAGACCGCGATCGGGGTCCCGGCGTCGTTCTTCGGGCGGCTCGCGCGCGACCTGCACGCCTCGGAGCGCCAGGTGGTCGCCGACCTCTCCGGGGAGCAGGCGCGCGCCGTGGCCGACGCACCCGGCGCGGTGCTCAAGATCAGCCACGAGGAGATGGTCGACGGCGGGTTCGCCGACGACGACACCGAGGCGGCCCTGCTCGCCGCCGCGCGCGGCATGGTCGACGCCGGGCCGCGCGCGGTCGTCGTGTCGCGCGCGCACGACCCCTCGCTGCTCGTGACGCGCGAGCACACGTACACCGTGCGCACACCGCGCATCACGACCGTCGACCACCGCGGCGCGGGCGACTCCATGACGGCGGGCATCGCCGTCGGGCTGGGCCGCGGTCTCGAGCTCCCGGACGCCGTGCGCCTCGGTGCCGCGGCGGGCGCGCTCAACGTCACGCGGCGCGGGCTCGGCACGGGCCGCCGCGACCAGATCGAGCGCCTCGCGCGCCGCATCACGGTGCGCGAGGCCCGCACCTGA
- a CDS encoding glycerophosphodiester phosphodiesterase has product MPSTAAGRPPEQRTTPHRARLLQPAADRGGRPLVVGHRGNSSVAPQNTLAAFEAAARAGADAIELDVHLTADRQVVVLHDDVVDETTDGTGRVDGLTLAEVRALDAGSSFSRAFAGQRVPTFQEAARLVAARPGLGLLVELKGVWTVEDTLLVTKQVDDAGLADRVLVQSFWPPTVAALRDAAGHLDRALLLALHPDSLGELVSVCADLGVVACNPEVALLAHEPGLVDTLHEAGLRVHVWTANTTDEWDDLLVQGVDGIMTDRPDRLAGWLDARFEGLDG; this is encoded by the coding sequence ATGCCCTCCACCGCCGCTGGTCGTCCGCCGGAGCAGCGCACGACTCCGCACCGTGCCCGCCTGCTCCAGCCCGCCGCGGACCGCGGGGGCCGCCCGCTCGTCGTCGGGCACCGCGGCAACTCGTCCGTGGCGCCGCAGAACACCCTCGCGGCGTTCGAGGCCGCGGCGCGGGCGGGTGCCGACGCGATCGAGCTCGACGTGCACCTCACGGCCGACCGGCAGGTCGTCGTGCTGCACGACGACGTCGTGGACGAGACGACGGACGGGACCGGCCGCGTGGACGGGCTCACGCTGGCCGAGGTGCGCGCTCTCGACGCCGGGTCGTCGTTCTCGCGCGCGTTCGCGGGCCAGCGCGTGCCGACGTTCCAGGAGGCGGCGCGGCTCGTGGCCGCGCGGCCCGGGCTCGGGCTGCTGGTCGAGCTCAAGGGCGTGTGGACGGTGGAGGACACCCTGCTCGTGACGAAGCAGGTGGACGACGCGGGCCTCGCCGACCGGGTGCTCGTCCAGTCGTTCTGGCCGCCCACGGTCGCCGCGCTGCGCGACGCCGCGGGGCACCTCGACCGCGCGCTTCTGCTCGCGCTGCACCCCGACAGCCTCGGTGAGCTCGTCAGCGTGTGCGCCGACCTGGGGGTCGTGGCCTGCAACCCGGAGGTCGCGCTCCTCGCGCACGAGCCGGGCCTCGTGGACACGCTCCACGAGGCGGGGCTGCGCGTGCACGTCTGGACGGCGAACACGACGGACGAGTGGGACGACCTCCTCGTGCAGGGGGTCGACGGCATCATGACCGACCGGCCGGACCGGCTCGCCGGCTGGCTCGACGCGCGGTTCGAGGGTCTCGACGGGTGA
- a CDS encoding TIGR03086 family metal-binding protein: protein MDVLAAHGDAIGAFDALVRPLRDDQWALPTPDADWTVRDLVNHLTAEQLWAPELLAGRWIEDVGTVFDGDVLGEDPVDRWVDASVEAREAFLAPDALDRRVHLSYGDESGAEYCAQMTFDLVVHAWDLARAVGADEAGEPALVAWALHYAESRSTFLEPGPLFRGPLDVDDGADDLTHLLALTGRRR, encoded by the coding sequence ATGGACGTCCTCGCCGCCCACGGCGACGCGATCGGCGCGTTCGACGCGCTCGTCCGCCCGCTGCGCGACGACCAGTGGGCGCTGCCCACCCCGGACGCCGACTGGACGGTGCGCGACCTCGTCAACCACCTCACGGCCGAGCAGCTCTGGGCGCCCGAGCTGCTCGCCGGGCGGTGGATCGAGGACGTCGGCACCGTCTTCGACGGCGACGTGCTCGGCGAGGACCCCGTCGACCGGTGGGTCGACGCGTCCGTCGAGGCCCGCGAGGCGTTCCTCGCGCCCGACGCCCTGGACCGCCGGGTGCACCTGTCCTACGGCGACGAGTCGGGCGCGGAGTACTGCGCCCAGATGACGTTCGACCTCGTGGTGCACGCCTGGGACCTGGCCCGCGCCGTCGGGGCGGACGAGGCGGGCGAGCCCGCGCTGGTCGCGTGGGCGCTGCACTACGCGGAGTCGCGCTCGACGTTCCTCGAGCCGGGCCCGTTGTTCCGCGGCCCGCTCGACGTCGACGACGGCGCCGACGACCTCACCCACCTGCTCGCGCTCACGGGCCGCCGCCGCTGA
- a CDS encoding 2,3-butanediol dehydrogenase, which produces MKAARYHGKEDLRIEDVPEPETRPGTVKIRPAWTGICGSDLHLYLEGPFPPAPSATEPHPLSGETLPVVFGHEFSGVVEELGEGVDGLAVGDAVVVEPFMVCGECPPCRDGLYNACVKMGFIGISGRGGGLSEHIVVERRWVHPVGDVPLDQAALIEPLAVAYHGVRLSGAQAGDTVLVGGAGPIGLLTCAVLHAIGARAVVTEVSGARKAKALETGVADVVLDPREVDVAAHVLELTDGRGADVAIECSGAQPVLDTLTHALKAGGTLQIVALFSAPPTLDVMTVLLRELTIKGAIGYADDHPAVIRLVQEGKVDLAPFVTGRIAVEDVVEKGYRELIDHKDDHVKIVVSV; this is translated from the coding sequence ATGAAGGCGGCGCGGTACCACGGCAAGGAAGACCTCCGGATCGAGGACGTCCCGGAGCCCGAGACCCGGCCGGGGACCGTGAAGATCCGGCCCGCATGGACGGGCATCTGCGGGTCCGACCTGCACCTCTACCTCGAGGGCCCGTTCCCGCCCGCGCCGTCCGCGACCGAGCCGCACCCGCTGTCGGGCGAGACGCTGCCCGTCGTGTTCGGCCACGAGTTCTCCGGGGTCGTCGAGGAGCTCGGCGAGGGAGTCGACGGGCTCGCGGTCGGGGACGCCGTCGTCGTGGAGCCCTTCATGGTGTGCGGCGAGTGCCCGCCGTGCCGCGACGGCCTCTACAACGCGTGCGTGAAGATGGGCTTCATCGGGATCTCCGGCCGCGGTGGCGGGCTGTCCGAGCACATCGTGGTCGAGCGCCGCTGGGTGCACCCCGTGGGCGACGTCCCGCTGGACCAGGCCGCGCTGATCGAGCCGCTCGCGGTCGCGTACCACGGCGTCCGGCTGTCCGGGGCGCAGGCGGGCGACACGGTCCTCGTCGGCGGGGCGGGGCCGATCGGCCTGCTGACGTGCGCCGTCCTGCACGCGATCGGGGCGCGCGCGGTCGTCACCGAGGTGAGCGGGGCGCGCAAGGCCAAGGCGCTGGAGACCGGCGTGGCCGACGTCGTGCTCGACCCGCGCGAGGTCGACGTCGCCGCGCACGTCCTCGAGCTCACCGACGGCCGCGGCGCGGACGTCGCGATCGAGTGCTCGGGCGCGCAGCCGGTGCTCGACACGCTGACGCACGCGCTCAAGGCGGGCGGGACGCTCCAGATCGTCGCGCTGTTCTCCGCGCCGCCGACCCTCGACGTCATGACGGTGCTCCTGCGGGAGCTCACCATCAAGGGCGCCATCGGGTACGCGGACGACCACCCCGCGGTCATCCGGCTCGTCCAGGAGGGCAAGGTCGACCTCGCCCCGTTCGTCACGGGCCGCATCGCCGTCGAGGACGTCGTGGAGAAGGGGTACCGCGAGCTCATCGACCACAAGGACGACCACGTGAAGATCGTCGTGTCGGTGTGA
- a CDS encoding VanZ family protein codes for MIDRWTWPAYVGVIGGALLFAAFLVPALAWQSRRYGGLSGRRLVGAAAVAVYGVALVAYTLLPLPSGDLAEWCARYGVAGAELVPFHSLADIRRDTAGLGPGATLRSAAVLQVVFNVVLFVPWGLLVRRYLGRGVVVATLSGLAASLLIETTQYTGIFGIIPCSYRVADVDDVLTNTLGALLGALAAPLLLRWMPRAAELEARRGEARPVTVSRRWLGMLLDALLVTVLGVVLQVGYRTVLLLLGRPLPDGTDWPQWLLGTLVPFALVFVVPTFLDSGASWGQRTVWLAPRWAGRPGTTAQRVARAAAGGALWGALGLLADLPTDVPTALAVAGDVAAPVAWLFALVSVVAVPFTPGRRGLSGVVSGAEVVDARETTLSPA; via the coding sequence GTGATCGACCGGTGGACGTGGCCGGCGTACGTCGGCGTGATCGGCGGGGCGCTGCTCTTCGCCGCGTTCCTCGTGCCCGCCCTCGCGTGGCAGTCGCGCCGGTACGGCGGGCTCAGCGGCCGCCGCCTGGTCGGGGCCGCGGCCGTCGCCGTCTACGGGGTGGCCCTCGTCGCGTACACGCTCCTGCCGCTGCCGAGCGGGGATCTCGCCGAGTGGTGCGCCCGGTACGGCGTCGCGGGGGCGGAGCTCGTGCCGTTCCACTCCCTGGCCGACATCCGGCGCGACACCGCGGGCCTCGGCCCCGGCGCGACCCTGCGCAGCGCGGCCGTGCTCCAGGTCGTGTTCAACGTCGTCCTGTTCGTCCCGTGGGGCCTCCTCGTGCGCCGCTACCTGGGGCGTGGCGTCGTCGTCGCGACGCTGTCCGGCCTCGCCGCGTCGCTGCTCATCGAGACCACGCAGTACACGGGGATCTTCGGGATCATCCCGTGCTCGTACCGCGTCGCCGACGTCGACGACGTGCTGACCAACACGCTCGGAGCGCTCCTCGGGGCGCTCGCAGCCCCGCTCCTGCTGCGATGGATGCCGCGCGCGGCGGAGCTCGAGGCGCGCCGGGGCGAGGCGCGGCCCGTCACGGTGTCGCGTCGCTGGCTGGGGATGCTGCTCGATGCGCTGCTCGTCACCGTGCTCGGCGTCGTGCTGCAGGTGGGCTACCGCACGGTGCTCCTCCTGCTCGGGCGTCCGCTGCCCGACGGGACGGACTGGCCGCAGTGGCTGCTCGGCACCCTCGTCCCGTTCGCGCTCGTGTTCGTCGTGCCGACGTTCCTCGACAGCGGCGCGTCCTGGGGGCAACGGACCGTGTGGCTCGCGCCGCGCTGGGCGGGCCGGCCCGGCACGACGGCGCAGCGCGTCGCCCGCGCGGCGGCCGGGGGCGCGCTGTGGGGGGCGCTGGGCCTCCTCGCCGACCTGCCGACGGACGTCCCGACGGCGCTCGCGGTCGCGGGCGACGTGGCCGCGCCGGTCGCGTGGCTGTTCGCCCTGGTGTCGGTCGTCGCGGTCCCGTTCACGCCCGGGCGGCGCGGGCTCTCGGGGGTGGTGTCCGGCGCGGAGGTCGTCGACGCGCGGGAGACGACGCTCAGTCCTGCGTGA
- a CDS encoding class I SAM-dependent methyltransferase, which translates to MHPTPDGPPVRRVLFPGRHHVVTRYQVDYLRALRAGLVRDLDGRRVRCAPDVEVVWVVTSANHAGTRRNPLPGHRREALVENVTTREGLASVVVPVPDVAPDDRFAHLVVTSVATATGVAPDPADTVVACSTPALVEAYRALGYRVAGVELDAAEPGGRLPARPWDVVEQIAGGDEGWQEVAHPAVPEFYARYRFVEDVRRIFADPVVSGDGDLTSTRDYRTYAAAFEDASARKWAQVAPHVRPGRIVDIGCATGGLLEHVAREPRLHESDLFGVDVARHLVAEAEHKKAQGVFANPHVWFVQANILDRSVMPDATVDTTLTIALTHEVSSYGDGVRDVETFARRVHAHTRPGGVWINSDVCGPAEPDRGVVLTLRTDDGAAASGDGPGGARTDLDDLARTDVAAWVGALSTDARLVQFAHDFPRLSGAAFAPARLGPGSWRLTLREAMEFLTRKDYVDNWLSECHERFCDLSGPRWADLLADAGFELEPGSGAWRNEWVVEHALAPVAALHDAMTGEPVDWPDTHVLTVARRPELA; encoded by the coding sequence GTGCACCCGACCCCCGACGGCCCGCCCGTCCGCCGCGTCCTGTTCCCGGGCCGTCACCACGTCGTCACGCGCTACCAGGTCGACTACCTGCGGGCGCTGCGCGCCGGGCTCGTGCGCGACCTCGACGGGCGCCGCGTGCGCTGCGCCCCGGACGTCGAGGTCGTCTGGGTCGTCACGTCCGCGAACCATGCGGGCACGCGCCGCAACCCGCTGCCGGGCCACCGCCGCGAGGCGCTCGTCGAGAACGTGACGACCCGGGAGGGGCTCGCGTCCGTCGTCGTCCCCGTGCCCGACGTCGCGCCGGACGACCGGTTCGCCCACCTCGTCGTGACGAGCGTCGCGACGGCGACGGGCGTCGCGCCAGACCCCGCCGACACCGTCGTCGCGTGCTCGACCCCCGCCCTCGTGGAGGCGTACCGCGCCCTCGGCTACCGCGTCGCGGGCGTGGAGCTCGACGCCGCCGAGCCCGGCGGCCGGCTCCCCGCCCGGCCGTGGGACGTCGTCGAGCAGATCGCCGGGGGCGACGAGGGCTGGCAGGAGGTCGCGCACCCGGCCGTGCCCGAGTTCTACGCGCGCTACCGGTTCGTCGAGGACGTGCGGCGGATCTTCGCCGACCCCGTCGTCTCCGGCGACGGCGATCTCACCTCGACGCGCGACTACCGCACCTACGCGGCCGCGTTCGAGGACGCGTCCGCGCGCAAGTGGGCCCAGGTGGCGCCGCACGTGCGTCCCGGTCGGATCGTCGACATCGGCTGCGCGACCGGCGGCCTCCTGGAGCACGTCGCGCGCGAGCCGCGCCTGCACGAGTCCGACCTGTTCGGGGTCGACGTCGCGCGGCACCTCGTCGCGGAGGCCGAGCACAAGAAGGCCCAGGGCGTGTTCGCGAACCCCCACGTGTGGTTCGTGCAGGCCAACATCCTCGACCGGTCCGTGATGCCCGACGCGACCGTCGACACGACCCTCACGATCGCCCTCACGCACGAGGTCTCCTCGTACGGGGACGGCGTGCGCGACGTCGAGACGTTCGCGCGCCGCGTCCACGCCCACACCCGGCCCGGCGGGGTGTGGATCAACTCCGACGTGTGCGGCCCCGCCGAGCCGGACCGCGGCGTCGTGCTGACGCTGCGGACCGACGACGGCGCCGCGGCGTCAGGCGACGGTCCGGGCGGCGCGCGCACGGACCTCGACGACCTCGCGCGCACGGACGTCGCCGCGTGGGTCGGGGCGCTGTCCACCGACGCGCGCCTGGTCCAGTTCGCGCACGACTTCCCGCGCCTGTCCGGCGCGGCGTTCGCGCCCGCGCGGCTGGGCCCCGGGTCGTGGCGGCTCACGCTGCGCGAGGCCATGGAGTTCCTGACCCGCAAGGACTACGTCGACAACTGGCTGTCCGAGTGCCACGAGCGGTTCTGCGACCTCAGCGGCCCGCGGTGGGCGGACCTGCTCGCGGACGCCGGCTTCGAGCTCGAGCCGGGCAGCGGCGCGTGGCGCAACGAGTGGGTCGTCGAGCACGCCCTCGCGCCCGTCGCGGCGCTGCACGACGCCATGACCGGGGAGCCCGTCGACTGGCCCGACACCCACGTCCTCACCGTCGCCCGCCGCCCCGAGCTCGCCTGA
- a CDS encoding pyridoxamine 5'-phosphate oxidase family protein: protein MGTVHAQITDRLASFVLAQPVFFVGTAPLAADGHVNVSPKGMAGTFAVLDPHRVAYLDYTGSGAEAPAHLRENGRIVVMFCAFSGPPNIVRFHGTGRYVEAGSAEFDALRGHFAKAETAGQRGVVVVDVTRVSDSCGFSVPHLELVEDRDLLDRWAGRKTPEQLDDYRVTKNSTSIDGLPAIGDPGEPVSASSRSSATTR from the coding sequence ATGGGCACCGTGCACGCACAGATCACCGACCGGCTGGCGTCGTTCGTCCTCGCGCAGCCGGTGTTCTTCGTCGGCACCGCGCCGCTCGCGGCCGACGGGCACGTCAACGTCTCGCCCAAGGGCATGGCGGGCACGTTCGCCGTGCTCGACCCGCACCGCGTCGCCTACCTCGACTACACCGGGTCAGGCGCGGAGGCTCCCGCGCACCTGCGGGAGAACGGCCGCATCGTCGTGATGTTCTGCGCGTTCTCCGGGCCGCCCAACATCGTCCGGTTCCACGGCACCGGCCGGTACGTCGAGGCCGGGAGCGCGGAGTTCGACGCGCTGCGCGGGCACTTCGCCAAGGCGGAGACCGCCGGGCAGCGCGGCGTCGTCGTCGTGGACGTCACGCGCGTCTCCGACTCGTGCGGGTTCTCCGTCCCGCACCTCGAGCTCGTCGAGGACCGCGACCTGCTCGACCGCTGGGCCGGTCGCAAGACGCCCGAGCAGCTCGACGACTACCGCGTCACCAAGAACTCCACGAGCATCGACGGCCTCCCCGCGATCGGCGACCCTGGCGAACCTGTCAGCGCGTCGTCGCGGTCGAGCGCGACCACTCGCTGA
- a CDS encoding DinB family protein, whose product MGATTHDHDPKATLQRYLTREREVLLARAEGLGEHDVRRPLTRTGTNLLGLVKHVGSVQLGYLHEAFGGTHDLPMPWFDDDAEVNADMWATADESREEALDFFRASTALCDATVASLDLDARGEVPWWPPERREISLFLALVHVLDEVAHHAGHADIVRELVDGAAGDDRGNLPDLGDDEWAAYRERLEASAVEAARRAGEPA is encoded by the coding sequence ATGGGCGCGACGACGCACGACCACGACCCGAAGGCGACGCTGCAGCGGTACCTGACGCGCGAGCGCGAGGTGCTGCTGGCGAGGGCGGAAGGGCTGGGCGAGCACGACGTGCGTCGTCCGCTCACCCGGACGGGCACCAACCTCCTGGGACTCGTCAAGCACGTGGGCAGCGTGCAGCTCGGCTACCTCCACGAGGCGTTCGGCGGCACGCACGACCTCCCGATGCCCTGGTTCGACGACGACGCCGAGGTCAACGCGGACATGTGGGCGACGGCGGACGAGTCGCGCGAAGAGGCCCTCGACTTCTTCCGGGCGTCGACGGCGCTGTGCGACGCGACGGTCGCGTCGCTCGACCTCGACGCGCGCGGCGAGGTGCCGTGGTGGCCGCCGGAGCGCCGCGAGATCTCGCTGTTCCTCGCGCTCGTCCACGTCCTGGACGAGGTCGCGCACCACGCCGGCCACGCCGACATCGTCCGCGAGCTCGTCGACGGCGCGGCGGGGGACGACCGCGGCAACCTCCCCGACCTGGGGGACGACGAGTGGGCGGCGTACCGCGAGCGGCTGGAGGCCTCCGCCGTGGAGGCCGCGCGGCGCGCGGGCGAGCCGGCCTGA
- the rlmC gene encoding 23S rRNA (uracil(747)-C(5))-methyltransferase RlmC produces MQCHHYDAGRCRSCSLLELAYPAQLTGKQEHCADLLAPLAPDLTWLPTVESAESAFRNKAKMVVTGTSDAPVLGILGEGGGVDLTDCPLYPPALQASFPAFAQFVTRARLVPYDVRARRGELKYVLVTLSPDGDLMARFVLRSTESLPRIRKHLPSLLAALPSLRVVSVNLHPEHKAVVEGETEILLTDAETLRMRVNGIDLHLRPQSFFQTNTDVAAALYRQGREWVDDAAPATVWDLYCGVGGFALHVAGPGRDVVGVETSAEAVASARLTARDAGLDRTTFLAHDATAFALSRQDVPDLVVVNPPRRGIGETLSTWLEESGVGHVVYSSCNATSLARDLALMPSLRPRAARVLDMFPQTSHYEVAVLLERA; encoded by the coding sequence GTGCAGTGCCACCACTACGACGCCGGCCGGTGCCGGTCGTGCAGCCTCCTCGAGCTGGCGTACCCGGCGCAGCTGACCGGCAAGCAGGAGCACTGCGCCGACCTGCTCGCGCCGCTCGCGCCCGACCTGACCTGGCTGCCCACGGTCGAGTCCGCGGAGTCGGCGTTCCGCAACAAGGCGAAGATGGTCGTCACCGGCACCTCGGACGCCCCCGTGCTCGGCATCCTCGGCGAGGGCGGCGGCGTCGACCTCACCGACTGCCCGCTCTACCCGCCCGCGCTCCAGGCGTCGTTCCCGGCGTTCGCGCAGTTCGTCACGCGCGCGCGGCTCGTCCCCTACGACGTGCGCGCCCGCCGCGGCGAGCTCAAGTACGTGCTCGTCACGCTCTCCCCCGACGGCGACCTCATGGCGCGGTTCGTCCTGCGCTCCACCGAGTCGTTGCCCCGCATCCGCAAGCACCTGCCGAGCTTGCTCGCCGCGCTCCCCTCGCTCCGCGTCGTCTCGGTGAACCTCCACCCGGAGCACAAGGCGGTGGTCGAGGGCGAGACGGAGATCCTCCTCACGGACGCCGAGACGCTGCGCATGCGCGTCAACGGGATCGACCTGCACCTGCGCCCGCAGAGCTTCTTCCAGACCAATACCGACGTCGCCGCCGCGCTCTACCGCCAGGGTCGCGAGTGGGTGGACGACGCCGCGCCCGCCACCGTCTGGGACCTCTACTGCGGGGTGGGCGGGTTCGCGCTGCACGTCGCCGGGCCGGGCCGGGACGTCGTCGGCGTCGAGACGAGCGCCGAGGCCGTGGCGAGCGCACGGCTCACCGCGCGCGACGCGGGCCTCGACCGCACGACGTTCCTCGCGCACGACGCGACGGCGTTCGCGCTGTCCCGGCAGGACGTGCCCGACCTCGTCGTCGTCAACCCGCCGCGGCGCGGGATCGGGGAGACGCTCAGCACGTGGCTCGAGGAGTCCGGCGTCGGGCACGTCGTCTACTCGAGCTGCAACGCGACGTCGCTCGCGCGCGACCTCGCGCTCATGCCGTCGCTGCGCCCGCGCGCCGCCCGCGTGCTCGACATGTTCCCGCAGACGTCGCACTACGAGGTCGCGGTCCTGCTCGAGCGCGCCTGA
- a CDS encoding glycoside hydrolase family 64 protein — protein MNLDRRRRSRRAWAALCAAVLAVSGAVVGTAAPASAVPATIPLTITNDSGKGPIYLYVLGERDGVAGWADAGGTFHPWPGGVGPVPVPAPDASIAGPGPGQSVTIQLPKLSGRVYYSYGQKMTFQIVLDGRLVQPAVQNDSDPNRNILFNWTEYTLNDGGIWINSTQVDHWSAPYQVGVKRSDGHVLSTGMLKPNGYEAFYTALEGAGWGGLVQRAPDGSRLRALNPSHGIDVGKVSSASIDSYVTEVWNSYRTRDMVVTPFSHEPGTQFRGRVDGDWFRFRNGSGAEVAAFKKPDASSVYGCHKDLQAPNDHVVGPIARTLCAALVRTTALTNPNQPDTSNAGFYQDSRTNVYAKLAHQQMANGKAYAFAFDDVGAHESLVHDGNPTAAYIKLDPFTGTATPIGDGGGGTEEPNPGGGLPTGTGTIRATAALCLDVPWADPTDTNQVQLASCSGNAAQQWTRGSDGTVRALGKCLDVARSGTADGTVVWIYTCNGTGAQKWVYDAGTQALRNPQSGKCLDAQGGAPLHDGQKVQLWTCNQSAAQRWSF, from the coding sequence ATGAATCTCGACAGGCGGAGAAGAAGCAGACGAGCGTGGGCCGCGCTGTGCGCGGCGGTCCTCGCGGTGAGCGGGGCGGTCGTCGGTACGGCGGCCCCCGCGAGCGCGGTCCCGGCGACCATCCCGCTCACGATCACCAACGACTCGGGCAAGGGGCCGATCTACCTGTACGTCCTCGGCGAGCGCGACGGCGTCGCCGGGTGGGCCGACGCGGGCGGCACGTTCCACCCGTGGCCCGGAGGAGTGGGGCCCGTGCCCGTCCCGGCACCCGACGCGTCGATCGCGGGCCCCGGCCCCGGCCAGTCCGTGACGATCCAGCTCCCCAAGCTCTCCGGGCGCGTCTACTACTCGTACGGGCAGAAGATGACGTTCCAGATCGTGCTCGACGGGAGGCTCGTCCAGCCCGCGGTCCAGAACGACTCCGACCCCAACCGCAACATCCTCTTCAACTGGACCGAGTACACGCTCAACGACGGCGGCATCTGGATCAACAGCACGCAGGTGGACCACTGGTCCGCGCCGTACCAGGTCGGGGTGAAGCGGTCCGACGGGCACGTCCTCAGCACGGGCATGCTCAAGCCGAACGGCTACGAGGCCTTCTACACGGCGCTGGAGGGCGCCGGGTGGGGTGGGCTCGTGCAGCGCGCGCCCGACGGGAGCCGCCTGCGCGCGCTCAACCCGTCGCACGGGATCGACGTCGGGAAGGTCTCCTCGGCGTCGATCGACTCCTACGTCACCGAGGTGTGGAACTCCTACCGCACGCGCGACATGGTCGTCACGCCGTTCTCCCACGAGCCGGGGACGCAGTTCCGCGGGCGGGTCGACGGCGACTGGTTCCGCTTCCGCAACGGGTCCGGGGCCGAGGTGGCGGCCTTCAAGAAGCCCGACGCGTCGAGCGTGTACGGGTGCCACAAGGACCTCCAGGCGCCGAACGACCACGTCGTCGGCCCGATCGCCCGCACGCTGTGCGCCGCGCTCGTGCGCACCACGGCGCTGACGAACCCGAACCAGCCCGACACGAGCAACGCCGGCTTCTACCAGGACTCGCGGACGAACGTGTATGCCAAGCTCGCGCACCAGCAGATGGCGAACGGCAAGGCGTACGCGTTCGCGTTCGACGACGTCGGCGCGCACGAGTCGCTCGTCCACGACGGCAACCCGACCGCCGCGTACATCAAGCTCGACCCGTTCACGGGCACCGCGACGCCCATCGGCGACGGCGGGGGCGGCACCGAGGAGCCGAACCCGGGCGGCGGGCTGCCGACCGGCACCGGGACGATCCGCGCCACCGCCGCGCTGTGCCTGGACGTGCCGTGGGCCGACCCGACCGACACCAACCAGGTCCAGCTCGCGAGCTGCAGCGGCAACGCGGCGCAGCAGTGGACGCGCGGGTCCGACGGGACGGTGCGGGCGCTGGGCAAGTGCCTCGACGTCGCGCGCAGCGGGACCGCGGACGGCACCGTCGTCTGGATCTACACGTGCAACGGCACGGGCGCCCAGAAGTGGGTCTACGACGCCGGCACCCAGGCGCTGCGCAACCCGCAGTCCGGCAAGTGCCTCGACGCCCAGGGTGGGGCGCCGCTCCACGACGGCCAGAAGGTCCAGCTCTGGACCTGCAACCAGAGCGCGGCCCAGCGCTGGTCGTTCTGA
- a CDS encoding DUF4287 domain-containing protein, with amino-acid sequence MSFQAYLDAVEDKTGLTPRQLVDLAHERGFDESTKATPILEWLKDDYGLGRGHGMAIVHVITKGPQISSKHVGSDGSHRDESDTLWLDGKATKPA; translated from the coding sequence ATGTCCTTCCAGGCCTATCTCGACGCGGTCGAGGACAAGACCGGCCTCACCCCGCGCCAGCTCGTGGACCTCGCGCACGAGCGCGGGTTCGACGAGTCCACGAAGGCCACGCCGATCCTCGAGTGGCTCAAGGACGACTACGGGCTCGGGCGCGGTCACGGCATGGCGATCGTGCACGTCATCACCAAGGGCCCGCAGATCTCGTCGAAGCACGTGGGGTCCGACGGCTCGCACCGCGACGAGTCCGACACCCTGTGGCTCGACGGCAAGGCGACCAAGCCTGCCTGA